A stretch of Spirosoma oryzicola DNA encodes these proteins:
- a CDS encoding PQQ-binding-like beta-propeller repeat protein — MNFAFKLLFGLSILGGSLPLYQENPVEDPRKTGNDWPTYGGNSAGNRYSPLNQINTQNVKNLRLAWTYETGDNKNPNQRGMDIQCQPIVIKGVLYGTTPRMKLFAVEAATGKQLWQFDPFADPEKKPRFHPVRGVVYWEDSSQTDAQNKRILYSVGAFLYAVNATTGKLIDDFGNNGVVDLHEGLGDKETLGYDAANFSIRVTTPGVIYKDLLITGSAVSEGGDAPPGYIRAFNVRTGKLAWVFHTIPLPGEYGYETWSKDSYKKLGGANCWAGMVIDEKRGIVYAGTGSPSVDFYGGARTGQNLFANCVIALNAETGKRVWHFQTVHHDLWDRDLPCPPNLITVKHNGRIIDAVAQATKDGYVFVFDRDTGKPLFPVKEVAVPTSPALPGEHPWPTQPVPTKPAPFVRQELTEAEITTRTPEAHAYVLDRYKNSRHGSKYMPPSLEGSLYYGFGGGAEWGGNAADPDGILYQNANTMLWWLKMRDLRAQTNGAALTKGGTLFAANCAVCHGTGGKGSEANQTAQAYPDLTEVGKRLSKEQIEAILVTGRGRMPSFGHLSKEDREALVSYLLKLDVKPSNGPADQHSSVVTTPVPEGASFPYIPPYLNNGNTQFRDQDNYPAIKPPWGTLNAIDLNTGNYLWQVPLGEYPELTKKGVPPTGTENHGGPIVTAGGLVFIAATYDEKLRAFDKKTGKIVWEYKLPAGGFATPITYMADGKQYIVIAAGGTRYGLKPGGSYVAFALP, encoded by the coding sequence ATGAATTTTGCGTTTAAACTTTTGTTCGGCCTATCGATCCTGGGAGGCTCCCTGCCTTTGTACCAGGAAAACCCGGTCGAAGATCCGCGTAAAACCGGCAACGACTGGCCTACCTACGGCGGTAACAGCGCTGGTAATCGGTATTCGCCCTTAAACCAGATCAATACGCAAAACGTAAAGAACCTGCGTCTGGCGTGGACCTACGAAACCGGCGACAATAAGAATCCAAACCAGCGGGGTATGGACATTCAGTGCCAGCCTATCGTGATCAAAGGCGTTCTGTACGGAACGACTCCGCGCATGAAACTCTTTGCCGTTGAAGCCGCTACGGGCAAACAACTCTGGCAATTTGATCCATTTGCCGATCCCGAAAAAAAGCCGCGCTTCCACCCGGTACGGGGCGTTGTCTACTGGGAAGATAGTAGCCAGACCGACGCTCAGAATAAGCGCATTTTATACTCTGTGGGGGCTTTTCTGTACGCCGTCAATGCCACCACCGGCAAACTAATCGACGATTTTGGCAACAACGGGGTAGTTGATTTGCACGAAGGATTGGGTGATAAAGAAACGCTCGGCTACGACGCGGCCAACTTCTCGATTCGGGTTACGACGCCCGGTGTCATCTACAAAGATCTGTTGATCACGGGTTCAGCCGTTTCGGAAGGAGGTGATGCCCCTCCGGGTTACATCCGCGCGTTCAACGTCCGGACCGGCAAGCTGGCGTGGGTTTTTCATACCATTCCCCTGCCCGGCGAATACGGCTACGAAACGTGGTCCAAAGATTCGTACAAAAAACTGGGTGGTGCCAACTGCTGGGCTGGTATGGTCATCGACGAAAAACGGGGCATCGTTTACGCGGGCACGGGCTCACCATCGGTTGACTTTTACGGCGGAGCGCGGACGGGTCAGAATTTGTTTGCCAACTGCGTGATTGCCCTCAACGCCGAGACCGGCAAGCGCGTCTGGCATTTTCAGACCGTACACCACGATCTGTGGGACCGTGATCTACCGTGCCCGCCAAACCTCATCACCGTTAAGCACAACGGCCGGATAATCGATGCTGTAGCGCAAGCCACGAAAGACGGTTATGTATTTGTTTTTGATCGGGATACGGGCAAACCGCTTTTCCCCGTCAAGGAGGTCGCCGTTCCGACTTCGCCCGCTCTTCCCGGCGAACACCCCTGGCCTACCCAACCCGTGCCGACCAAACCGGCCCCGTTTGTCCGGCAGGAATTGACCGAAGCCGAAATTACCACCCGAACCCCCGAAGCCCACGCGTACGTGCTGGACCGCTACAAGAATAGTCGGCACGGTAGCAAATACATGCCGCCTAGCCTGGAAGGTAGCCTTTACTACGGTTTTGGTGGAGGAGCCGAGTGGGGTGGCAATGCTGCCGATCCGGACGGTATTCTCTACCAGAATGCCAACACCATGCTCTGGTGGCTGAAAATGCGGGATCTGCGGGCGCAAACAAATGGTGCAGCGTTGACTAAGGGCGGTACCCTGTTTGCGGCAAACTGTGCGGTCTGTCATGGCACGGGTGGGAAAGGAAGCGAGGCCAATCAAACCGCGCAAGCCTATCCTGACCTGACGGAAGTGGGCAAGCGGCTGTCCAAAGAGCAGATCGAAGCCATCCTGGTAACCGGTCGCGGGCGGATGCCATCGTTCGGTCATTTGTCGAAGGAAGATCGTGAAGCACTCGTAAGCTACTTACTGAAGCTGGATGTGAAGCCAAGCAACGGGCCTGCGGATCAGCACAGTTCCGTTGTAACGACACCCGTTCCCGAAGGCGCTTCGTTTCCATACATTCCGCCTTATCTGAACAATGGCAACACTCAGTTTCGGGATCAGGATAACTACCCCGCCATCAAACCACCCTGGGGAACGCTGAACGCCATTGACCTGAACACCGGTAACTACCTCTGGCAGGTACCCCTGGGCGAATATCCAGAATTAACGAAAAAAGGAGTTCCACCAACGGGCACCGAAAATCACGGCGGACCCATTGTAACGGCTGGTGGCCTGGTATTTATTGCCGCTACCTACGACGAGAAACTGCGCGCTTTTGACAAGAAAACCGGAAAAATCGTGTGGGAGTACAAATTACCAGCGGGTGGTTTTGCCACACCCATAACGTATATGGCCGATGGTAAGCAGTACATCGTCATTGCGGCTGGGGGCACCCGCTACGGCTTGAAACCGGGCGGTTCTTACGTGGCGTTCGCGTTGCCGTAA
- a CDS encoding RagB/SusD family nutrient uptake outer membrane protein, translating to MKKLLIFSLAAMLTAGCKSYLEEDTTGLLYGGNVLATQDGLESALTGSYRGLANQWGYGFIHPSANAATLGSDDVTTHPASNKADWREFDQFTVSTTNQRSGAVYNGCYKAIQGANNVINNYQKTSGTKATIDIIAGEAYFIRGFSYYWLTRFYGNIPLITVGEYSADLLTVKKSTPAEVYALIVEDLKKAETLLPNTRRDPGRPNVGSAKAFLADVYLTMAGWPLKQTDKYDLAAAKAKEVIDNRATYGFQLMPTFAEVFANDPAVASIPESVFQISGFTGGSGTANATYGNTTMPGEEGGWDDMFAELNFFRDFPEGPRKSATFRTEFGLGSTKIPWQQSLTKHPYYQKWYIKGNVVTSSISLPSVMMRYPHVLTIYAEAKARSTSGPDQAAYDALNQVRLRGRATGTKALSTADGLTATQFADEVVQERAWEFACERTRWFDLVRLERVEAANANKSADDLQPIKAITKANYWFPLPYSDTSINPNLN from the coding sequence ATGAAAAAGTTACTTATATTTTCACTGGCGGCTATGCTCACCGCAGGCTGTAAAAGTTATTTAGAAGAAGATACAACCGGTCTGCTGTACGGCGGCAACGTACTCGCCACGCAGGACGGTCTGGAATCGGCCCTGACCGGCTCGTACCGGGGTTTGGCCAACCAGTGGGGCTACGGTTTTATTCACCCCTCGGCCAATGCGGCTACCCTCGGCAGCGACGACGTGACGACGCACCCGGCCAGCAACAAAGCCGACTGGCGGGAGTTCGATCAATTCACCGTATCGACCACGAACCAGCGGTCGGGCGCTGTGTACAATGGCTGTTACAAAGCCATCCAGGGGGCAAACAACGTGATCAACAATTACCAGAAAACAAGCGGTACGAAAGCAACGATCGACATTATTGCAGGCGAAGCGTACTTCATCCGGGGCTTTTCCTACTACTGGCTCACCCGGTTTTACGGCAACATTCCGCTCATCACGGTGGGCGAATACTCCGCCGATCTCCTGACGGTAAAAAAATCGACGCCAGCGGAGGTATACGCGCTTATCGTTGAGGATCTGAAGAAAGCGGAAACCCTGCTGCCTAACACCCGACGCGATCCGGGTCGCCCAAACGTCGGTTCGGCGAAGGCGTTTCTCGCGGACGTGTACCTGACAATGGCGGGCTGGCCTTTGAAACAGACCGACAAATACGATCTGGCAGCGGCTAAAGCCAAAGAAGTGATCGACAACCGGGCAACCTACGGCTTTCAGCTGATGCCGACTTTTGCGGAGGTTTTTGCAAACGACCCTGCGGTGGCCAGCATTCCCGAATCGGTATTCCAGATCAGCGGTTTCACGGGCGGTAGCGGTACGGCCAATGCTACGTACGGGAACACAACCATGCCCGGCGAAGAAGGTGGCTGGGACGATATGTTTGCCGAACTGAATTTCTTCCGCGACTTTCCCGAAGGTCCTCGCAAGTCGGCTACCTTCCGCACCGAGTTCGGTCTTGGCTCGACTAAAATCCCCTGGCAGCAGAGCCTGACGAAGCACCCGTACTACCAGAAATGGTACATCAAAGGCAATGTCGTTACGTCCAGCATTTCGCTGCCGTCGGTTATGATGCGTTACCCGCACGTGCTAACGATTTACGCAGAAGCCAAAGCCCGTAGTACAAGTGGTCCCGACCAGGCTGCGTATGATGCTCTTAACCAAGTTCGACTACGGGGTCGGGCGACGGGTACCAAAGCACTGTCAACAGCTGATGGGCTGACGGCCACCCAATTTGCCGACGAGGTGGTACAGGAACGTGCCTGGGAGTTTGCCTGTGAGCGGACCCGCTGGTTTGACCTTGTCCGACTCGAGCGCGTCGAAGCGGCCAATGCCAACAAGAGCGCCGACGATCTGCAACCAATCAAGGCGATCACAAAGGCAAATTATTGGTTCCCATTGCCTTACTCGGATACGTCAATCAATCCGAACCTGAATTAA
- a CDS encoding SusC/RagA family TonB-linked outer membrane protein, whose amino-acid sequence MKRTVKFFIVLLLLCEGYAFAQGTRVTGKVTGPDNQGLPGVNVQVSGTTTGTSTDASGNFSLNAAGTTSLVFSNIGYVSQTVPVNGRSVVNVQMAEDQKTLNEVVVVGYGTQRKTDVTGALTAISTKEFAQQPVTRLDQVLQGRAAGVQVTQTNGAPGGDARIRIRGANSVLGNNDPLYVVDGYVGANFNFVNPNDIETLQILKDAASTSIYGSRGANGVVIITTKKGARGLKVNYEGQFSISENIKRYDVLPAGEFAEIVNARATATGSNLPFTSDQIAQFKQNGGTDWQSLVFRQGSGQQHQITLSGGSEKTTFLISGNYLNQNGIVNNSGFKRYILRTNINTQINDKLSLRLNLWGTRSQNHNTLDGGAIVQALAWAPTTPAYGSDGQPTFTDPIGSVYRNPLDYLYDQSVDQNRTGLNINGGLNYKLPIKGLSLDLQYAVNYLNAQNLNLNGKRLSNNVPTASRYSSEQVTLQNTNSLNYDLKVGDHSINAVAVLETQQFTDQNFTASASGLRFPQLGYDNIGGNTAATVSSGYSKWTLLSLLGRINYGFKDKYLVTAAVRRDGSSKFGEANRYSVFPSLALGWRLSEEDFIKNLNVFSNLKLRGSWGMTGSQAINPYATLSTYGTTSVAFNNSAATAGVILGNPGNPDLKWETTKQVDVGLEMEFLNGRLRIEADYFNKNTTDLLLNVAIPSYAGGGTQARNVGEVENTGFEFSIGGTPIDKAGFRWETNLNLSTLQNKVISLGGLPRLGQGTGVGGGMSSTNEFMLMPGEPLGSYWGLKYLGTFKPNEADLAAQFGRVPGDPRYQDLNGDNAITTDDFQIIGRAFPKATGGWNNTFTYKGLTLNVFFNGVFGVDKLNYTRAAALSGSGDARQFILSEIRDYYRPGNETSDIPAFTRTYQPFTQSSRFLENGSFVRLKNVSLSYTVPTGFIQNKANLRVFFSATNLLTITKYKGPDPESARVGSNTDTAIGIDYGSYPNSKTYTLGVNLGF is encoded by the coding sequence ATGAAAAGAACTGTAAAGTTTTTCATTGTACTGCTACTTCTCTGCGAAGGTTATGCGTTCGCTCAGGGTACCAGAGTGACCGGTAAAGTGACCGGTCCCGATAACCAGGGACTTCCTGGCGTTAACGTTCAGGTGAGCGGAACGACTACGGGAACATCTACCGATGCGTCGGGTAACTTCTCGCTTAATGCGGCAGGTACAACGTCGCTGGTGTTTTCCAACATCGGGTATGTCAGCCAAACCGTACCGGTGAATGGCCGCTCGGTCGTCAACGTCCAGATGGCGGAGGATCAGAAAACGCTGAACGAAGTCGTAGTTGTCGGGTACGGTACGCAGCGTAAAACCGACGTAACGGGCGCATTGACGGCCATCTCGACCAAAGAATTCGCCCAGCAACCGGTTACCCGTCTGGATCAGGTTTTGCAGGGACGGGCTGCGGGCGTGCAGGTAACCCAGACCAACGGGGCTCCTGGTGGCGACGCGCGTATCCGTATCCGGGGTGCAAACTCCGTACTGGGCAATAACGACCCGCTGTACGTTGTCGATGGGTATGTGGGTGCCAATTTCAACTTCGTTAACCCGAACGATATCGAAACCCTTCAGATTCTGAAAGATGCGGCTTCGACCTCGATTTACGGTAGCCGGGGGGCAAATGGCGTGGTAATCATCACGACTAAAAAGGGCGCGCGCGGGCTAAAAGTCAATTACGAAGGACAGTTCAGCATCTCGGAAAACATTAAACGGTACGACGTGCTACCCGCCGGTGAATTTGCCGAAATCGTGAATGCCCGCGCCACGGCTACCGGTTCGAATCTTCCGTTTACATCAGACCAAATCGCTCAGTTCAAACAAAACGGCGGTACTGACTGGCAGAGTCTGGTTTTTCGGCAGGGAAGCGGCCAGCAGCACCAGATCACGCTGTCGGGTGGTAGCGAAAAAACGACCTTCTTGATCTCGGGCAACTACCTAAATCAGAACGGGATCGTTAATAACAGCGGTTTCAAGCGGTACATTCTCCGTACGAACATCAATACACAAATCAACGATAAGCTATCGCTCCGGCTAAATCTGTGGGGTACGCGCTCGCAGAACCACAACACCCTCGACGGTGGAGCCATCGTGCAGGCACTGGCCTGGGCACCCACAACCCCCGCCTACGGTTCAGACGGTCAGCCTACGTTCACGGACCCCATCGGTTCTGTGTACAGGAACCCATTAGATTACCTGTACGATCAGTCAGTTGATCAGAACCGGACGGGGTTGAACATCAACGGTGGATTGAACTACAAACTACCCATTAAAGGGTTGTCGCTTGATTTACAGTATGCCGTTAACTACCTGAACGCGCAGAACCTGAACCTGAACGGCAAGCGGCTCTCGAATAACGTGCCGACGGCAAGCCGCTATTCGTCCGAACAGGTAACGCTGCAAAACACCAATAGCTTAAACTATGACCTTAAAGTTGGTGATCATTCGATCAATGCAGTTGCGGTGTTGGAAACGCAGCAGTTTACGGATCAAAACTTCACGGCGAGTGCTTCTGGACTGCGGTTTCCTCAGCTAGGCTACGACAACATCGGCGGCAACACAGCGGCTACGGTATCGTCGGGTTATTCGAAATGGACGCTGTTGTCGCTACTGGGCCGCATCAACTACGGTTTTAAAGATAAATACCTGGTCACCGCAGCGGTTCGTCGGGACGGCTCATCGAAATTTGGTGAAGCTAATCGGTATAGCGTGTTTCCATCCTTGGCACTGGGCTGGCGGTTATCGGAAGAAGATTTCATCAAAAACCTCAACGTGTTCAGCAACCTGAAACTGCGCGGAAGCTGGGGTATGACAGGTAGCCAGGCGATCAACCCGTACGCAACGCTGTCGACCTACGGTACAACCTCGGTTGCGTTCAACAACTCGGCGGCCACGGCAGGGGTAATTTTGGGCAACCCCGGCAACCCCGACCTGAAGTGGGAAACCACCAAGCAGGTCGATGTGGGTCTGGAAATGGAATTCCTGAATGGCCGTCTGCGGATCGAAGCCGATTACTTCAATAAAAACACAACGGATCTTCTGCTCAACGTAGCGATTCCAAGCTATGCGGGTGGTGGTACTCAGGCCCGGAACGTCGGCGAAGTTGAAAACACCGGGTTCGAATTCTCCATCGGTGGTACGCCTATCGACAAAGCCGGATTCCGCTGGGAAACGAACCTGAACCTGTCGACACTGCAAAACAAAGTGATTAGCTTGGGCGGTCTGCCTCGTCTTGGTCAAGGTACGGGTGTTGGGGGCGGTATGTCATCCACCAACGAGTTTATGCTGATGCCGGGTGAGCCACTGGGATCGTACTGGGGCTTGAAATACCTGGGAACCTTCAAACCAAACGAGGCTGATCTGGCCGCTCAGTTCGGGCGCGTACCGGGCGATCCCCGTTACCAGGACCTCAACGGCGACAACGCCATTACGACCGACGATTTTCAGATCATTGGTCGGGCGTTTCCGAAAGCAACGGGTGGCTGGAACAACACCTTTACGTATAAAGGCTTAACGCTGAACGTATTTTTCAACGGCGTGTTTGGCGTCGATAAGCTCAACTACACGCGGGCGGCTGCCTTATCAGGTTCGGGCGACGCCCGGCAGTTCATTCTGTCCGAGATCCGGGATTACTACCGCCCCGGTAACGAAACGTCCGATATTCCGGCATTCACCAGAACCTACCAGCCCTTTACGCAGTCGAGCCGGTTCCTGGAAAACGGCAGCTTTGTTCGGCTGAAAAACGTAAGTCTTTCGTATACAGTACCAACGGGCTTCATCCAGAATAAAGCCAACCTTCGGGTATTCTTCAGCGCAACGAACCTGCTGACCATTACCAAATACAAAGGTCCAGATCCAGAATCCGCCCGCGTGGGGTCAAACACCGATACGGCTATCGGTATTGACTACGGTTCTTATCCAAACTCGAAAACCTATACACTTGGCGTAAACCTGGGCTTCTAA
- the dgoD gene encoding galactonate dehydratase, whose protein sequence is MKSPRKQAGMSRRSAIQSVLGVAGMSTMVLPQTSYASSPDHFADYSKVKITKLETFLVKPRWIFLKIHTDVGVVGLGEPLLEGRALTIQTAIKEVEPYLIGKDPRQVVHHWQAIYRHAFYRGGPILTSALSGIDHALWDIKGKLLNVPVYELLGGPTRDRVRVYGRASTPEDMKKRKEEGYTVIKTGVAKKNPANIVENPRFVKYAVDNFASLRQAGGDDMDIAIDFHGSIPPQTSKLLIKELEPFNPMFVEEPVQAQNVDVLADIARGTHLPIAAGERIFTKWGFRELLEKRAVSIVQPDLCHAGGITEGRIIAGMAEAYYVPIAPHNPMGPISLAVGLHLAASVPNFLVQEQVSLGEGYIKNPFKLQKDGTVLIPKGPGLGIELDEAQLKDKIGHDWRNPETYNALDGSVVDW, encoded by the coding sequence ATGAAATCGCCACGGAAACAAGCCGGTATGTCTCGTCGGTCCGCTATTCAGTCAGTGCTGGGTGTTGCGGGTATGAGCACGATGGTACTACCGCAAACATCGTACGCATCCAGTCCTGATCATTTTGCCGATTACAGCAAAGTCAAGATCACAAAGCTCGAAACCTTCCTGGTCAAACCCCGCTGGATTTTCCTTAAAATTCATACCGACGTTGGCGTTGTGGGTCTCGGCGAACCATTGCTCGAAGGTCGGGCACTCACGATTCAAACGGCCATCAAGGAGGTCGAACCGTATTTGATCGGAAAAGATCCCCGGCAGGTTGTTCATCATTGGCAGGCGATTTACCGGCACGCTTTCTACCGGGGTGGTCCCATCCTGACCAGCGCCCTGAGCGGTATTGATCATGCCCTTTGGGATATAAAAGGCAAACTTCTCAACGTGCCGGTGTATGAGTTGCTCGGCGGTCCGACCCGAGACCGCGTGCGGGTATACGGTCGGGCGAGTACGCCCGAAGACATGAAAAAACGGAAAGAAGAAGGCTACACCGTTATCAAAACCGGCGTAGCCAAAAAGAATCCCGCCAACATTGTCGAGAACCCTCGATTCGTCAAATACGCGGTCGATAATTTCGCGTCTCTACGCCAGGCAGGCGGTGACGATATGGACATTGCCATCGACTTCCACGGTAGCATTCCGCCCCAAACGTCCAAGCTACTGATCAAGGAGTTGGAGCCTTTCAATCCGATGTTTGTCGAAGAGCCCGTTCAGGCGCAGAACGTTGACGTACTGGCCGACATTGCGCGGGGTACGCACCTTCCCATTGCCGCTGGCGAACGCATTTTTACGAAATGGGGCTTCCGCGAATTACTGGAAAAACGAGCCGTCAGCATCGTTCAGCCCGACTTATGCCATGCCGGGGGCATCACCGAAGGACGCATCATTGCAGGGATGGCCGAAGCCTATTACGTACCGATTGCACCCCACAACCCAATGGGGCCTATATCGTTGGCCGTAGGTCTTCACCTGGCGGCTAGTGTGCCTAATTTTTTGGTACAGGAGCAGGTCTCGCTGGGAGAAGGCTATATCAAAAATCCGTTCAAGCTACAAAAAGATGGCACCGTACTCATTCCCAAAGGGCCGGGCTTAGGCATCGAGCTAGACGAAGCGCAACTAAAAGATAAAATCGGTCACGACTGGCGAAACCCGGAAACATACAACGCCCTCGACGGCTCCGTCGTAGACTGGTGA
- a CDS encoding enolase C-terminal domain-like protein: MNQSDQSRRDTLKMLGFGSSAGLLGLFGGPSAAQAREQRTTPGYAIGTTPVKIKSVKAIATAPQGSNLIVVKVETTEPGLYGLGCATFTQRAAAVVVAINTYLNEFCVGKDVDNIEDMWQSAYVSSYWRNGPVLNNALSGLDQALWDIKGKRAGMPVYQLLGGKVRFAIPCYTHAGGTTPEATADSVKKFMEQGFKYIRIQQGGYGGVGSNVDKPDFKNAGFGYEGDAYMNVLGYLKSVPKMFEMVRKQCGEEIELLHDVHERVQPMEAINMIKQVEDYRPFFIEDPFSPENMKWFAQLRQVTSVPIAMGELFNNINEFKEPMVNQWFDYIRIHVSQIGGITPAMKVARLGEWFNIRTAWHGPGDVSPVGHAAHAHIDLAVWNFGIQEAVAFSEKTQAVFSGCPTMNKGYMSVNEVPGLGVDINEKEAAKYPITTKSNWQVRRMDGTIIRP, translated from the coding sequence ATGAATCAATCGGATCAAAGCCGTCGTGACACCTTAAAAATGCTGGGCTTCGGCTCTTCTGCTGGTTTACTAGGCCTCTTTGGCGGCCCATCGGCTGCCCAAGCCCGCGAGCAAAGAACTACACCGGGGTATGCCATCGGCACGACACCTGTTAAGATCAAAAGTGTCAAAGCCATTGCCACGGCTCCGCAGGGTTCGAACCTGATCGTCGTCAAGGTCGAAACCACCGAGCCGGGTCTGTACGGCCTGGGTTGCGCCACCTTTACCCAGCGCGCGGCTGCGGTCGTGGTAGCGATCAACACCTACCTCAACGAGTTCTGCGTTGGTAAAGACGTTGATAACATCGAGGATATGTGGCAGTCGGCTTATGTTAGTTCTTACTGGCGCAACGGACCCGTACTGAACAATGCCTTGAGTGGACTCGATCAGGCGTTGTGGGATATCAAAGGCAAACGGGCGGGGATGCCAGTTTATCAACTCCTGGGCGGTAAAGTTCGCTTCGCCATTCCCTGCTACACCCACGCGGGCGGCACCACGCCCGAAGCCACCGCCGACAGCGTGAAGAAGTTCATGGAGCAAGGCTTCAAATACATCCGTATTCAGCAGGGCGGCTATGGTGGCGTGGGGAGCAACGTCGACAAACCCGATTTCAAAAACGCTGGCTTTGGCTACGAAGGCGATGCGTACATGAACGTACTGGGTTACTTAAAGTCGGTTCCCAAGATGTTTGAAATGGTTCGGAAACAGTGTGGCGAAGAAATCGAACTGCTCCACGACGTTCATGAGCGGGTGCAGCCGATGGAAGCCATCAACATGATCAAGCAGGTTGAAGACTACCGTCCGTTCTTTATCGAAGACCCGTTCTCCCCCGAAAATATGAAGTGGTTCGCCCAGTTGCGGCAGGTTACGTCGGTACCTATTGCGATGGGTGAGTTGTTTAACAACATCAACGAGTTCAAAGAGCCAATGGTCAACCAGTGGTTCGATTACATCCGGATTCACGTATCGCAGATTGGAGGTATTACGCCCGCCATGAAGGTAGCCCGGCTGGGTGAGTGGTTCAACATTCGGACGGCCTGGCACGGTCCGGGCGACGTTTCGCCGGTAGGCCACGCGGCTCATGCGCACATCGATCTGGCCGTCTGGAACTTCGGTATTCAGGAAGCGGTGGCTTTCTCGGAGAAAACACAGGCCGTGTTTAGCGGCTGTCCGACCATGAACAAAGGATATATGTCGGTCAATGAGGTTCCGGGCCTGGGCGTGGATATTAACGAGAAAGAAGCCGCGAAGTATCCGATCACAACCAAATCCAACTGGCAGGTACGCCGGATGGACGGTACCATCATCCGACCTTAA
- a CDS encoding SusD/RagB family nutrient-binding outer membrane lipoprotein yields the protein MKTNLKHTLTLLLSLSLLTGCDQGFDEINTNKVDPTYLAPSLILNKAIINTNYLDGFGTLGMLTYNFGIVQQIITPYGSSLSGANYDQVNSGNTPLVWTNFYRNVVKQLVAVLDQTKSDPLQSNTYNAARIWRAYTFLVLTDTYGDVPYFQAGQGYTTETITPKYDPQQEIYKDILKELDEASAALTSTQTAVTTDILYGGDVAKWKKLGYSLMLRAGMRLTKVDPTMAQSYVKKAVAGGLFQSNADNSVLRHTAIYNNYIANHLAAREKTNFYLAAPFVNYLKQNNDPRLPIFAVRYVGAKGGQEQVNDRASSDPKLQIGMPMGYNDVSIASTFSQNGVASLWDYSQVNLNTVLKLDAPEFHVTYAQTQLLLAEAAVRGWVTGSAADYYTTGIRAALEQMAQYGSNSAISEAAIKAYLDAHPLDASKALDQINTQYWVASFLDGNEAFANFRRSGYPTLQKNPYPGSEVKGDFIRRMPYPDSEIVVNSGSLNEAIARQGPNTLDTRVWWDKK from the coding sequence ATGAAAACGAACCTCAAACATACCCTTACCCTACTGCTTTCGCTGAGCTTGCTTACCGGCTGCGATCAGGGCTTTGACGAGATCAACACCAACAAGGTGGACCCAACATATCTGGCTCCTTCGTTGATTCTTAACAAAGCGATTATCAATACCAACTACCTGGATGGCTTTGGCACACTGGGCATGCTGACCTATAACTTCGGGATCGTGCAGCAGATCATTACGCCCTACGGCAGTTCGCTGTCGGGCGCTAATTACGATCAGGTGAACAGCGGCAATACGCCTTTGGTCTGGACCAATTTTTACCGCAATGTCGTCAAGCAACTGGTGGCCGTACTGGATCAGACGAAAAGCGATCCGTTGCAGAGCAACACCTACAACGCGGCCCGTATCTGGCGAGCCTACACCTTTTTGGTTCTAACCGACACCTACGGCGATGTTCCGTATTTCCAGGCGGGTCAGGGCTACACGACGGAGACTATCACGCCCAAATACGATCCGCAACAGGAGATTTACAAGGATATCCTGAAAGAGCTGGACGAAGCATCGGCAGCCTTAACCAGTACGCAAACCGCCGTTACGACCGACATTCTTTACGGTGGAGACGTAGCCAAATGGAAAAAGCTCGGCTATTCGCTTATGCTGCGGGCGGGCATGCGCCTGACAAAAGTTGATCCGACAATGGCTCAAAGCTACGTTAAAAAAGCCGTAGCGGGTGGCTTGTTCCAATCCAATGCCGACAATTCGGTATTACGCCATACGGCTATTTACAACAACTATATTGCCAACCATTTAGCCGCCCGCGAAAAAACGAACTTCTACCTCGCTGCGCCCTTCGTCAATTACCTGAAACAAAACAACGACCCCCGACTACCCATTTTTGCCGTTCGGTACGTAGGCGCGAAAGGCGGTCAGGAGCAGGTCAATGATCGGGCCTCGTCTGATCCGAAGCTTCAGATTGGGATGCCAATGGGCTATAACGATGTCTCGATTGCATCTACGTTCAGCCAGAACGGAGTAGCCAGTCTGTGGGACTATTCGCAGGTCAACCTGAACACAGTCTTAAAGCTGGATGCCCCCGAATTTCACGTTACGTACGCACAAACGCAGCTTTTGTTGGCGGAGGCAGCCGTGCGGGGCTGGGTTACTGGTTCAGCCGCCGATTACTACACAACGGGTATCCGGGCCGCTCTGGAACAGATGGCCCAGTACGGCAGTAACTCAGCAATTTCGGAAGCGGCCATTAAAGCTTACCTGGACGCTCATCCACTGGATGCCAGTAAGGCATTAGACCAGATCAACACGCAGTATTGGGTAGCCAGTTTTCTGGACGGCAACGAAGCCTTCGCTAATTTCCGGCGCAGTGGTTATCCCACGTTGCAGAAAAACCCATACCCTGGCTCCGAAGTAAAAGGTGACTTTATCCGCCGTATGCCCTACCCCGACAGTGAAATCGTCGTCAACTCGGGAAGCCTCAACGAAGCCATCGCTCGGCAGGGCCCAAATACGCTGGACACCCGCGTTTGGTGGGACAAAAAATAA